The Verrucomicrobiota bacterium genome segment AAACTTTTACCTTTGAGGATGAGGAGGGAAACAGCCTCTCGAATCTCTCTCGTTTGGATACCATGGTCACTGTTGTCGATGGATATAATTTTTTGAATGATTTTCAATCTACGGATCTTATTATGGAACGTGGACAATCCATGGGGGAAGGAGATGAACGCACTGTCGTGGATTTAATTGTTGACCAGATTGAGTTTGCCGATGTCATTGTCATCAATAAAACGGATTTACTATCGGCGGAGAAAATTGCACACTTGGAAGGAATCCTCAAAACTTTTAATCCCCGTGCCCGTATAATGACCACCTCACATGGGCAGATTCCTCTTGATGGTGTTTTAAATACCGGGTTATTCAATTTTGAGGAAGCCGCACAGGCACCAGGCTGGCTGCGTGAATTGAGAGGAGAACACATTCCGGAAACACTAGAATATGGAATATCCAGTTTCGTTTACAAAGCAAGACGTCCCTTCCATCCTCTTCGCTTTTTTAATTGGACAAAAAACGAATGGGACGGAGTGATTCGTTCAAAAGGTTATTTTTGGTTGGCCAGCCGTATGGATTTTTCTGGGGAATGGGCTCAGGCGGGAGCCATTTGCCATGACAAAATGGCGGGTATGTGGTGGGCGTCCGTTGATAAGGAACAATGGCCTGAAGAAGAGCAATATCTCGACTTGATTAAAAGAAATTGGCGCGAACCCTACGGTGATCGGCGTCAGGAAATTGTGCTGATTGGAATCAATATGGATAAAGATGACCTTATCCAAAAATTCGATCAATGTCTGCTGACGGATCAGGAAATGGATCTTGGTCCAGATAAGTGGCGACATTTGCCAGATCCTTTCCCTGTGTGGGAAATTCAGGAACAAGTCGAGACAGAAGCATAAGTTTTTATCTCCCACGACCTGGCTGTGGTGGAGCATATTAGTCACGAGGTACTGGTCATGCACCACGGCAAGATCGGTCGACCACGCCTCCGCCGAGGCCACCTACGAGTCACCCCGACACGATTACACACGCAAATTGCTCTCCGCTGTGCCGGAGATTTGATGCCGTGTAGGACCCTGTCGGGCGGTAAAAAGGATTTTAAACCGCCAAGATCGCCATGGGGTGGGGACAGTGAGTTGAGATTTTTCTGTAGCAGGTTCGACTGTGGGATGTTAAAAAGGCAAGGAGCCCTGCTT includes the following:
- the zigA gene encoding zinc metallochaperone GTPase ZigA — encoded protein: MIPLKNNIDKRLPVTVLSGFLGAGKTTLLNHILGNREGKKVAVIVNDMSEVNIDASLIRDGVAQLSRTEEKIVEMSNGCICCTLREDLLKEVARLAKERRFDYLLIESTGIAEPLPVAETFTFEDEEGNSLSNLSRLDTMVTVVDGYNFLNDFQSTDLIMERGQSMGEGDERTVVDLIVDQIEFADVIVINKTDLLSAEKIAHLEGILKTFNPRARIMTTSHGQIPLDGVLNTGLFNFEEAAQAPGWLRELRGEHIPETLEYGISSFVYKARRPFHPLRFFNWTKNEWDGVIRSKGYFWLASRMDFSGEWAQAGAICHDKMAGMWWASVDKEQWPEEEQYLDLIKRNWREPYGDRRQEIVLIGINMDKDDLIQKFDQCLLTDQEMDLGPDKWRHLPDPFPVWEIQEQVETEA